From the Leifsonia sp. AG29 genome, one window contains:
- a CDS encoding acetyl/propionyl/methylcrotonyl-CoA carboxylase subunit alpha, producing MPRITKVLIANRGEIAVRVIRAAQDSGIGSVAVYADQDRDALHVRLADEAYALEGSTSAETYLVIDKLLSVARRSGADAVHPGYGFLAENADFARAVIAAGLTWIGPSPEAIERLGDKVSARHVAEKVGAPLAPGTLNPVADASEVLDFVDQYGLPVAIKAAFGGGGRGLKVARTREEVPELFDSATREAIAAFGRGECFVEKYLDQPRHVETQCLADAYGNVVVVSTRDCSLQRRHQKLVEEAPAPFLTPEQTEKLYSSSKAILKEVGYQGAGTCEFLIGKDGTVSFLEVNTRLQVEHPVSEEVTGIDLVREQFRLAEGGELDYDDPAPRAHSFEFRINGEDAGRNFIPSPGPVHVFKPAGGPGVRVDSGIQSGDVISGAFDSMLAKLIVTGASREEALERSRRALDEFEVAGLPTVLPFHRAIVRDPAFAPQDGEPFSVYTRWIETEWRNEIEPWSGELADQPAAERRSHVVVEVEGKRIEVSLPARLLAGGAPDAAAAPAPRRRAAHAVDTATGDSVTAPMQATVVKVAVADGDEVVKGDLVLVLEAMKMEQPLTAHKDGTVAGINATVGETVSSGHLLLNIV from the coding sequence CGGGGCGAGATCGCCGTCCGCGTGATCCGCGCCGCCCAGGACAGCGGAATCGGCTCGGTCGCCGTCTACGCCGACCAGGATCGGGACGCCCTGCACGTCCGCCTCGCCGACGAGGCGTACGCGCTGGAAGGGTCGACGAGCGCCGAGACGTACCTTGTGATCGACAAGCTGCTGTCGGTCGCGCGGCGTTCCGGCGCCGATGCCGTGCACCCGGGCTACGGCTTCCTGGCGGAGAACGCCGACTTCGCGCGCGCGGTCATCGCGGCCGGACTGACGTGGATCGGGCCGTCGCCGGAGGCCATCGAGCGCCTCGGCGACAAGGTCTCCGCCCGGCACGTCGCCGAGAAGGTCGGAGCGCCGCTCGCGCCCGGCACGCTGAACCCTGTCGCGGACGCCTCCGAAGTGCTCGACTTCGTCGACCAGTACGGCCTCCCCGTCGCCATCAAGGCGGCGTTCGGCGGCGGCGGTCGCGGCCTCAAGGTCGCCCGCACCCGCGAGGAGGTCCCCGAGCTGTTCGACTCGGCGACCCGCGAGGCGATCGCCGCGTTCGGCCGCGGCGAGTGCTTCGTCGAGAAGTACCTCGACCAGCCCCGCCACGTCGAGACGCAGTGCCTCGCCGATGCATACGGCAACGTCGTCGTCGTCTCGACCCGCGACTGCTCGCTGCAGCGCCGCCACCAGAAGCTCGTCGAGGAGGCGCCCGCGCCCTTCCTCACGCCCGAGCAGACCGAGAAGCTCTACAGCTCCTCGAAGGCCATCCTCAAAGAGGTCGGCTACCAGGGCGCCGGCACCTGCGAGTTCCTCATCGGCAAGGACGGCACCGTCTCGTTCCTCGAGGTGAACACGCGCCTCCAGGTGGAGCACCCCGTCTCCGAGGAGGTCACCGGGATCGACCTCGTCCGCGAGCAGTTCCGGCTCGCCGAGGGCGGCGAGCTCGACTACGACGACCCGGCGCCGCGCGCCCACTCGTTCGAGTTCCGGATCAACGGCGAGGACGCGGGACGGAACTTCATCCCCTCCCCCGGGCCCGTGCACGTCTTCAAGCCCGCTGGCGGACCCGGCGTGCGCGTCGACAGCGGCATCCAGTCCGGCGACGTCATCAGCGGCGCGTTCGACTCGATGCTCGCGAAGCTCATCGTCACCGGCGCGAGCCGCGAGGAGGCGCTGGAGCGGTCGCGCCGCGCCCTCGACGAGTTCGAGGTCGCCGGTCTCCCGACCGTCCTCCCGTTCCATCGCGCCATCGTCCGCGACCCCGCCTTCGCGCCTCAGGACGGCGAACCCTTCTCGGTCTACACGCGCTGGATCGAGACCGAGTGGCGCAACGAGATCGAGCCGTGGTCGGGCGAGCTCGCCGACCAGCCCGCCGCCGAGCGCCGCAGCCACGTGGTCGTCGAGGTCGAGGGCAAGCGCATCGAGGTGTCCCTGCCGGCGCGCCTTCTCGCCGGGGGCGCCCCGGACGCCGCGGCCGCACCCGCGCCCCGGCGCCGCGCCGCGCACGCCGTCGACACCGCCACGGGCGACTCGGTGACCGCGCCGATGCAGGCGACCGTGGTCAAGGTGGCCGTGGCCGACGGCGATGAGGTCGTCAAGGGCGATCTGGTGCTCGTCCTCGAAGCCATGAAGATGGAGCAGCCGCTCACCGCCCACAAGGACGGAACCGTCGCGGGGATCAACGCGACCGTCGGCGAGACGGTCTCGTCGGGTCACCTGCTGCTGAACATCGTCTAA